In Selenihalanaerobacter shriftii, the following proteins share a genomic window:
- a CDS encoding GxxExxY protein, translated as MSEYLYKNLTQKIIRCFYNVYDELGYGFLESVYENALMIEFKKNDLKAENQKEIRVFYDNEVVGEYRVDIIVEDRVMIEAKAVSRLNKAHEVQLVNYLKATGMRVGLLVNFGQKLEFKRKIF; from the coding sequence ATGAGTGAATACCTATATAAAAATTTAACTCAAAAGATAATTAGATGTTTTTATAATGTTTATGATGAACTTGGATATGGTTTTTTAGAGAGTGTATATGAAAATGCTTTAATGATAGAATTTAAAAAGAATGATCTTAAAGCAGAAAATCAGAAAGAAATAAGAGTTTTTTATGATAATGAGGTTGTTGGAGAGTATAGAGTTGATATTATTGTTGAAGATAGAGTCATGATTGAGGCAAAAGCAGTTTCAAGGTTAAATAAGGCACATGAAGTTCAACTTGTAAATTATTTGAAGGCAACAGGGATGAGAGTAGGTTTGTTGGTTAATTTTGGGCAGAAGTTGGAGTTTAAGAGGAAAATATTTTGA
- a CDS encoding nucleotidyltransferase domain-containing protein, producing the protein MSVNNTYKVNDLDIKEYLEDVKERTVQMIDLSKIILFGSYARGDYNSNSDVDLLFIVNEDNDSLRRVRHKIDSLLQDRVFPTDILVYTEDKLKEKENIIGALPYTIKEEGEVIYDKQREN; encoded by the coding sequence ATGAGTGTGAATAATACTTATAAAGTGAATGATTTAGATATAAAAGAATACCTTGAAGATGTTAAAGAACGAACAGTACAAATGATAGATTTAAGTAAGATTATTCTTTTTGGTTCTTATGCCAGGGGAGATTATAATAGTAATAGTGATGTGGATTTGCTTTTTATAGTAAATGAGGATAATGACTCTTTAAGAAGGGTCAGACATAAAATAGATAGTCTATTACAAGATAGAGTTTTTCCAACTGATATTTTAGTATATACTGAAGATAAGCTTAAAGAAAAGGAAAATATAATAGGTGCCCTTCCTTATACCATTAAAGAGGAAGGAGAAGTTATTTATGACAAACAAAGAGAAAATTAA